The following coding sequences lie in one Hippopotamus amphibius kiboko isolate mHipAmp2 chromosome 17, mHipAmp2.hap2, whole genome shotgun sequence genomic window:
- the CFAP97D1 gene encoding sperm axonemal maintenance protein CFAP97D1 encodes MNNSLDYLAYPVIVSNHRQSTSFRKKLDFGHYVFHKNRIQIVKPTVDTKPPAAHTHHILKLSKLQGEQKRIDKIEYENKQLCQKIANAHRGPAQVDCWNEYFSKSLNRETRNRELVRITVENQGILKRLGDRKPHYDRRSSELDWQNSRRYIRNTTRYLLSRDEQPSIP; translated from the exons ATGAACAATTCCCTGGATTATCTAGCCTACCCTGTAATTGTCTCTAATCACAGACAGAGCACATCATTCAGGAAGAAACTGGACTTTGGCCACTATGTATTTCATAAGAATAGAATACAAATAG tGAAGCCTACTGTTGATACCAAACCTCCAGCggcacacacacatcacattttaaaattgagcaaACTACAG GGTGAGCAAAAGAGAATTGACAAAATCGAATACGAAAACAAGCAGCTGTGTCAGAAAATCGCCAACGCCCACCGTGGCCCCGCCCAGGTGGATTGCTGGAATGAATATTTTTCCAAGAG cttaAACAGAGAAACAAGGAACCGGGAGCTAGTGAGAATCACCGTGGAAAACCAGGGCATTCTGAAGAGGCTTGGTGATCGCAAACCCCACTATGACCGCAGGTCGTCGGAGTTAGACTGGCAG aattCAAGGCGCTATATCAGAAATACAACCAGATATCTTCTCTCCCGAGATGAGCAG CCTTCAATCCCGTGA